In Sebaldella termitidis ATCC 33386, one DNA window encodes the following:
- the topA gene encoding type I DNA topoisomerase, with protein MAKKLVIVESPSKAKTIEKILGKGYEVEASYGHVIDLPKTKIGVDIENKFEPHYQVIKGKGDILKKLKDKAKKADAVYLASDKDREGEAIAWHISNYIKVPAKTKRIEFNEITKSAINNAIKHPRNIDENLVNAQQARRILDRIVGYKISPLLWKIINKNASAGRVQSVALKLICDLEDEIREFIPQKYWEVTAITDKGIELGIYEIAGKKVDRIFDEKVMKKLKKDLAKKNLEVFKIKVTKKTQRPPLVFKTSTLQQLASSYLGFATSKTMRVAQQLYEGLSINGENVGLITYMRTDSTRISNESMADAGKYIEKNFGKEYVGKYMPAKAKGNVQDAHEGIRPTDINLSPDSIKDSLSAEQYKLYKLIWERFLVSQFSAMKYDQMQINAKNGDYVFRGTINKVTFDGYYKVFKDEDEIKTADFPEIKEGDELVVKELNIKDGMTKPPARFSESSLVKKLEAEGIGRPSTYASIIETLKTRNYAELVDKRFIPTVLGYEVKSELEKHFEKIMNIKFTANMEEELDEIENGSIKWEELMANFYKGLEVDLTKFEKEIQDLQDRRIEADIMCANGTEAMILKTGRFGKYLICESNPDEKVSLKGIQIPKEELEAGKIIVKDKVAEKESEKKGVPTDHFTKDGARIFVKKGRYGEYLESEDYENDEIRMPLPYKIKQEIKKGTAKMQDGMYIIHEELEKMLAEDQRIIEEAGLCEKCGRPFEIKIGRFGRFLACTGYPDCKNIKKIPKK; from the coding sequence TTGGCAAAAAAATTAGTTATTGTTGAGTCTCCCTCGAAGGCTAAAACAATAGAGAAGATACTGGGAAAGGGTTATGAGGTAGAAGCATCATACGGACACGTTATTGATCTCCCAAAAACTAAAATCGGCGTAGATATAGAAAATAAATTTGAGCCTCACTATCAGGTAATAAAGGGTAAGGGAGATATATTAAAAAAGCTGAAAGATAAAGCAAAAAAAGCAGATGCTGTATATCTGGCATCGGATAAGGACCGTGAAGGTGAAGCTATAGCATGGCATATCTCTAATTATATCAAGGTTCCTGCTAAGACAAAAAGAATAGAGTTTAACGAAATTACCAAAAGTGCAATAAATAATGCAATAAAGCATCCGAGAAACATAGATGAAAATCTGGTGAATGCCCAGCAGGCAAGAAGAATACTGGACAGGATAGTGGGTTATAAAATAAGCCCGCTTCTGTGGAAGATAATAAATAAGAATGCAAGTGCAGGAAGAGTACAGTCTGTGGCTTTGAAGCTTATCTGCGATCTCGAGGATGAAATCAGAGAGTTTATTCCGCAGAAATACTGGGAAGTAACGGCAATTACAGATAAAGGAATAGAACTGGGAATATACGAAATAGCTGGAAAAAAAGTAGACAGAATTTTTGACGAAAAAGTAATGAAGAAGCTGAAAAAGGATCTGGCAAAGAAAAATCTTGAAGTATTTAAGATAAAAGTAACAAAAAAGACACAAAGACCGCCGCTGGTATTCAAAACAAGCACGCTGCAGCAGCTGGCATCTTCATATCTCGGTTTTGCCACATCAAAAACAATGAGAGTGGCTCAGCAGCTTTATGAGGGACTTTCGATAAACGGTGAAAATGTGGGACTGATTACTTATATGAGAACTGATTCCACAAGAATTTCCAATGAATCTATGGCAGATGCAGGAAAGTACATAGAAAAAAACTTCGGAAAAGAATATGTAGGGAAGTATATGCCGGCTAAAGCCAAAGGAAATGTACAGGATGCCCATGAGGGAATAAGACCTACAGATATTAATCTTTCTCCTGACAGCATAAAAGACTCATTGAGTGCGGAGCAGTATAAATTATACAAGCTGATATGGGAAAGATTTCTGGTATCACAGTTTTCGGCAATGAAATATGATCAGATGCAGATAAATGCCAAAAATGGGGACTATGTATTCAGAGGAACTATAAATAAAGTAACTTTTGACGGATATTATAAAGTATTTAAAGATGAAGACGAAATAAAAACAGCTGATTTTCCTGAAATAAAAGAAGGAGACGAGCTTGTAGTAAAAGAGCTGAATATAAAAGATGGAATGACAAAGCCGCCTGCAAGATTTTCAGAGTCTTCACTGGTAAAAAAGCTGGAAGCGGAAGGAATAGGAAGACCGTCTACATATGCTTCCATTATAGAAACACTGAAAACAAGAAATTATGCAGAGCTCGTGGATAAAAGATTTATTCCGACAGTTCTGGGCTATGAAGTAAAGTCTGAGCTGGAAAAGCACTTTGAAAAGATAATGAATATAAAGTTCACCGCTAATATGGAAGAGGAACTTGATGAAATAGAGAACGGAAGCATAAAGTGGGAAGAGCTTATGGCTAATTTTTATAAAGGGCTGGAGGTAGATCTTACCAAGTTTGAAAAAGAGATTCAGGATCTTCAGGACAGAAGAATAGAAGCAGATATTATGTGTGCTAACGGAACAGAGGCTATGATACTGAAAACCGGGAGATTCGGAAAGTATCTTATCTGTGAGTCGAATCCTGACGAGAAGGTTTCTCTGAAGGGTATTCAGATACCGAAGGAGGAGCTGGAGGCAGGTAAAATAATAGTAAAGGACAAGGTAGCCGAAAAGGAATCAGAGAAAAAAGGAGTTCCTACTGATCATTTTACTAAAGACGGAGCAAGAATTTTTGTAAAAAAGGGAAGATACGGAGAATATCTTGAAAGTGAAGATTATGAAAATGATGAGATAAGAATGCCGCTTCCTTATAAGATAAAACAGGAAATAAAAAAAGGTACTGCAAAAATGCAGGACGGGATGTATATCATACATGAAGAGCTTGAGAAAATGCTGGCTGAGGATCAGAGAATTATAGAAGAAGCAGGATTGTGTGAAAAATGCGGCAGACCTTTTGAAATAAAAATAGGGAGATTTGGAAGATTTTTGGCATGTACGGGATATCCGGACTGCAAAAATATAAAGAAAATTCCGAAAAAGTAA
- the xerA gene encoding site-specific tyrosine recombinase/integron integrase, which translates to MEESKEKELLIEPLEKFLHFQEVILGKSYNTIRGYRKDITQFIDYISGNEEIFDYNKVEVFTVRSFIAYSNNNEVGKRSINRKISALRTFFAYLKEQNIVEANKLIYVNMPKFEKELPTVLTKDDINKLRNVIDISKVTGIRDRLIIEFLYSSGLRSSELVSLSELMINLEEREVRVLGKGNKERVTFFSENARKWYEKYISAKRNEYKNYTPNIVFVNSRGERITTRSLRRLIADYAEKAGINKEVTPHVFRHSFATTLLNNKVDIRYLQELLGHSSISTTQVYTHVSKALLREIYIKAHPLADED; encoded by the coding sequence ATGGAAGAATCAAAAGAAAAGGAACTTCTCATAGAGCCTCTTGAAAAGTTTCTGCACTTTCAGGAGGTAATATTAGGAAAAAGCTATAATACAATAAGGGGCTACAGAAAAGATATAACACAGTTTATTGATTATATCAGCGGAAATGAAGAGATTTTTGATTATAACAAAGTGGAAGTGTTTACTGTAAGATCATTTATAGCTTATTCAAATAATAATGAAGTGGGGAAAAGAAGTATAAACAGAAAAATATCTGCTCTGAGAACATTTTTTGCATATCTGAAAGAGCAGAATATAGTAGAAGCAAATAAACTCATTTATGTGAATATGCCTAAATTTGAAAAAGAGCTTCCTACTGTGCTGACAAAGGATGATATTAATAAATTAAGAAATGTAATAGATATATCAAAGGTTACCGGGATCAGAGACCGGCTTATTATAGAATTTCTATACTCAAGCGGTCTCAGATCCAGTGAGCTGGTAAGCCTGAGCGAGCTTATGATAAACCTTGAAGAGAGGGAAGTAAGGGTGCTCGGTAAAGGAAATAAGGAGAGAGTTACCTTTTTCAGTGAAAATGCCAGAAAATGGTATGAAAAATATATCTCTGCCAAAAGAAACGAATATAAAAATTATACCCCGAATATTGTCTTTGTGAACAGCAGAGGTGAAAGAATAACAACAAGATCTCTTAGAAGGCTTATAGCTGATTATGCTGAAAAAGCAGGGATAAATAAAGAAGTCACCCCTCATGTATTCAGACATTCTTTTGCTACGACACTGCTGAATAATAAAGTAGATATAAGATATCTTCAGGAGCTCCTGGGGCACAGCAGCATATCGACTACACAGGTATATACACATGTGAGCAAGGCTCTTTTAAGAGAAATA